A genomic region of Raphanus sativus cultivar WK10039 chromosome 6, ASM80110v3, whole genome shotgun sequence contains the following coding sequences:
- the LOC108805932 gene encoding uncharacterized protein LOC108805932, whose product MNMKKQIMDGSENLGFKKSSMPPPPPPLPPSPGYGSRKIEGDSITNKQIKKFWRQKQIIEEEHLFAAIKAAARVRARNLSDEDYKRFEESLDMEDPETEVHEGIKDWWMKSKYAYLNQPALGSADSLKRKRFSSYVPNYFSFKPCIPLYATSLNVF is encoded by the exons ATGAATATGAAGAAGCAGATTATGGATGGTTCTGAGAATTTGGGATTCAAGAAGTCATCGATGCCACCTCCTCCCCCACCGCTTCCTCCATCTCCAGGATATGGATCAAGAAAGATCGAGGGAGACAGCATAACCAATAAACAGATCAAGAAGTTCTGGAGGCAGAAGCAGATCATTGAAGAGGAGCATCTCTTTGCTGCTATCAAGGCTGCAGCTCGTGTCAGAGCCCGTAATCTCTCT GATGAGGACTACAAACGCTTTGAAGAAAGCTTGGACATGGAGGATCCAGAAACCGAAGTTCATGAGGGAATTAAAGACTG GTGGATGAAGAGTAAGTACGCATACTTGAACCAGCCTGCTCTTGGATCTGCAGATTCACTCAAGAGAAAGAGGTTTTCGTCTTATGTACCAAACTATTTCTCCTTCAAGCCTTGCATTCCTCTCTATGCAACTTCGCTCAATGTCTTTTAA
- the LOC108812795 gene encoding prolyl 4-hydroxylase 5, with protein sequence MAAKSKNNLRYQPRKSASRSTQAFTVLIGLLVVLMILLGLGILSLPNANRNSSKPNDLTNIVRKSQDESYGGEEEGNGERWVEVISWEPRAVVYHNFLTNEECEHLISLAKPNMVKSTVVDEKTGGSKDSRVRTSSGTFLKRGHDHVVERIEQRISDFTFIPVENGEGLQVLHYQVGQKYEPHYDYFLDEFNTKNGGQRIATVLMYLSDVDDGGETVFPAAKGNISAVPWWDQLSKCGKEGLSVLPKKRDALLFWNMRPDASLDPSSLHGGCPVVKGNKWSSTKWFHVHEFKV encoded by the exons aTGGCGGCGAAATCGAAGAACAACCTCCGTTACCAACCGCGAAAATCAGCATCGCGATCGACACAAGCGTTCACGGTGCTGATCGGTCTGCTGGTGGTGCTTATGATACTTCTGGGTCTGGGGATCTTGTCGCTTCCCAATGCCAACAGAAACTCTTCCAAGCCCAACGATTTGACCAACATTGTACGGAAGAGCCAGGATGAGAG tTATGGAGGAGAGGAGGAAGGGAACGGAGAGCGTTGGGTTGAAGTGATATCGTGGGAGCCTAGAGCTGTTGTTTACCACAATTTCTTG ACCAATGAAGAATGTGAGCACCTCATCAGCCTCGCTAAACCCAACATGGTTAAGTCAACTGTGGTCGATGAGAAAACCGGTGGCAGCAAAGATAGCAG AGTAAGGACTAGCTCTGGGACTTTTCTTAAAAGAGGACATGACCATGTTGTCGAGAGGATTGAGCAAAGGATTTCTGATTTCACCTTCATTCCTGTTG aAAATGGAGAAGGTCTTCAGGTTCTTCACTACCAAGTTGGGCAGAAGTATGAGCCTCACTATGATTATTTCTTAGATGAGTTCAACACCAAGAACGGAGGACAACGAATAGCCACTGTTCTTATGTACCT CTCGGATGTTGATGATGGTGGCGAGACCGTGTTCCCAGCAGCAAAAGGAAACATTAGTGCAGTCCCATGGTGGGACCAGCTCTCGAAATGTGGCAAAGAAGGACTCTCTGTTCTACCAAAGAAGAGAGATGCTTTACTTTTCTGGAACATGAGACCTGATGCCTCTCTAGACCCTTCCAGTTTGCACG GTGGATGCCCAGTGGTAAAAGGAAACAAATGGTCATCCACGAAATGGTTCCACGTCCATGAGTTCAAGGTTTAA
- the LOC108812798 gene encoding uncharacterized protein LOC108812798: MAFTIYSCKECGSDLNLNPNDMFPPDFYFEAGNKGTISFAAVDADRFRFEKEDKIMPFFETLDYWGIQRKRTKIKCNSCGHLVGYIYDDGPPLTGGIGQYGFGPSQVVPRAPRYRFKTKTLLISSQTT; this comes from the coding sequence ATGGCGTTCACGATCTACTCCTGCAAGGAATGCGGATCCGATCTAAATCTTAACCCCAACGACATGTTCCCTCCCGATTTCTACTTCGAAGCCGGCAACAAAGGAACCATCTCCTTCGCCGCCGTCGACGCCGACAGATTCAGGTTCGAGAAAGAGGACAAGATCATGCCCTTCTTCGAAACCCTAGATTACTGGGGAATCCAACGCAAACGGACCAAGATCAAGTGCAACAGCTGCGGCCACCTCGTGGGTTACATCTACGACGATGGTCCTCCTCTCACCGGAGGTATCGGTCAGTACGGGTTCGGTCCGAGTCAGGTCGTTCCTCGTGCTCCTCGTTATCGATTCAAAACCAAGACCCTTTTGATCTCGTCACAGACCACCTAA
- the LOC108808205 gene encoding glutathione S-transferase T3-like translates to MDSRIPYSQSSGYVGLLHSQHESVLPENSGYESFYSGSSEIPQFSSQQCEAPIPPTDRTVERGKRHKWTPADDEVLISAWLNTSKDCIVGNDQKSGTFWARVGEYFYGAANGEKRAHLGYKQRWHKINDLVNKFCGSFAAAERKMSSGQNDNDVLKVAHDIYYSDYNSKFTLEHAWCVMRYEQKWLNLNTKPSGSSKRKPDETGTQASTTSVGDEEARPEGVKAAKARRANGQGKSVADYAQLWELRKEDLAEKKILTKLAILDSLIAKKTNSLRLKKLPSKSSSPS, encoded by the coding sequence ATGGATTCAAGGATTCCATATAGCCAGTCTTCTGGCTATGTGGGGCTTCTTCACAGTCAACACGAAAGTGTTCTTCCTGAAAACTCTGGTTATGAGAGTTTTTATTCTGGATCTTCAGAAATCCCTCAGTTTAGTTCACAACAATGTGAGGCTCCAATTCCACCTACAGACAGAACCGTGGAGCGTGGGAAGAGACATAAATGGACCCCAGCCGATGACGAGGTCCTAATCAGTGCGTGGCTAAACACATCCAAGGATTGTATAGTCGGCAATGACCAAAAGTCAGGGACCTTCTGGGCACGAGTAGGAGAATATTTCTACGGAGCTGCAAATGGTGAAAAGAGGGCGCATCTCGGTTATAAGCAGAGGTGGCACAAGATTAATGACCTAGTTAACAAGTTTTGTGGGTCGTTTGCGGCTGCAGAGAGAAAAATGAGTAGTGGTCAGAATGACAATGATGTTCTCAAGGTGGCGCATGATATCTACTATTCCGATTACAACAGCAAATTTACACTTGAGCATGCTTGGTGTGTGATGAGGTATGAACAGAAATGGCTTAACCTCAACACTAAACCTTCTGGAAGTTCAAAGAGAAAACCCGATGAAACTGGAACCCAAGCTTCAACCACGAGTGTTGGTGATGAGGAGGCCCGTCCTGAAGGTGTGAAGGCTGCAAAGGCTAGAAGGGCTAATGGTCAAGGGAAGTCTGTTGCTGACTATGCGCAGCTTTGGGAATTGAGGAAGGAGGATTTGGCGGAGAAAAAGATTCTGACGAAGCTTGCCATTCTTGACAGTCTCATTGCCAAAAAGACCAACTCACTGAGGCTGAAGAAGTTGCCAAGCAAAAGCTCCTCGCCGAGTTAA